The Oncorhynchus tshawytscha isolate Ot180627B linkage group LG08, Otsh_v2.0, whole genome shotgun sequence genome window below encodes:
- the LOC112256439 gene encoding 4-galactosyl-N-acetylglucosaminide 3-alpha-L-fucosyltransferase 9-like isoform X1, with the protein MPSASFHRILRPFLLGTFLLGCFVTLVLMYFKPSTSWLSGPVESTASTIQVKNLFSTKGDKNLTTVLVWLWPFGQTYDLGVCSSLFNIEGCFITADRNLYNKSDGVVIHHRDICTDLSNLPPLQRPSFQKWIWMNLESPSHSSQLPGIENLFNLTLNYRQDADIEVPYGSIVTAQGDEDFVPPSKSKLICWIVSNWNQDHVRVKYYNELYKHIEVHAYGQAFGEYIADQEYFPTIASCKFYLAFENSIHKDYITEKLYNPLSVGTVPVVLGPPRQNYENFVQGEAFIHVDDFTSPKELADYLLLLDRNEEMYLRYFEWRRHFKVKKAYFWAEHTCLACDHLKRHKEYKAFNNLDKWFWGGMP; encoded by the coding sequence ATGCCATCTGCATCTTTCCACAGAATTCTACGACCATTTCTACTTGGCACCTTTCTACTGGGCTGTTTTGTGACTCTGGTTTTGATGTACTTCAAACCGTCAACTAGCTGGCTATCAGGTCCTGTAGAGTCAACCGCATCCACTATCCAAGTTAAAAATCTCTTCTCTACCAAGGGTGACAAAAACCTTACCACTGTACTCGTCTGGCTCTGGCCCTTTGGACAGACCTATGACCTGGGTGTCTGCAGCTCTCTGTTCAACATCGAGGGCTGTTTCATCACAGCAGATCGGAACCTATATAATAAGTCAGATGGGGTCGTCATACATCACAGGGATATCTGTACTGATCTCTCCAACCTGCCCCCCCTTCAGCGTCCCTCCTTCCAAAAGTGGATATGGATGAACCTAGAGTCACCATCCCACTCCTCTCAGCTGCCTGGTATTGAAAACTTGTTCAATTTAACTTTGAACTATCGTCAGGATGCTGATATCGAAGTGCCTTATGGGTCGATTGTGACGGCCCAAGGGGACGAGGATTTCGTGCCACCGAGCAAAAGCAAGTTGATCTGCTGGATTGTCAGCAACTGGAACCAGGATCACGTGCGAGTGAAGTACTACAATGAGCTCTATAAACATATTGAAGTTCACGCTTATGGACAAGCCTTTGGAGAGTACATTGCAGATCAAGAATACTTTCCTACCATCGCCAGTTGTAAATTCTACTTGGCGTTTGAGAACTCAATTCACAAAGACTACATCACAGAGAAACTGTATAACCCACTCTCTGTAGGGACGGTGCCTGTGGTTTTAGGTCCACCAAGACAGAACTACGAGAACTTTGTCCAGGGGGAAGCCTTTATCCATGTGGATGACTTCACCTCACCCAAAGAGCTGGCTGATTATCTCCTGCTCTTGGACAGGAATGAGGAAATGTATCTCAGATACTTTGAGTGGCGACGGCACTTTAAAGTGAAAAAGGCATACTTCTGGGCTGAACACACATGCCTCGCTTGTGATCATCTCAAAAGGCACAAGGAGTACAAGGCATTCAATAACCTTGATAAATGGTTTTGGGGTGGAATGCCTTGA